The Drosophila bipectinata strain 14024-0381.07 chromosome 2L, DbipHiC1v2, whole genome shotgun sequence genome has a segment encoding these proteins:
- the Stip1 gene encoding stress-induced-phosphoprotein 1, whose product MDKVNELKEKGNQALNAEKYDEAVAAYTEAITLDGQNHVLYSNRSAAYAKAGKFQEALEDAETTIKLNPSWPKGYSRKGAAAAGLQDFMKAFEAYNEGLKYDPQNEILLRGRQDITASVLNYMQSQGDFPMDIDPQARPRRAPSPPPSKPAQPSQPAEKRVEDMTEEERKKHFAKEEKELGNAAYKKKDFETALKHYNAAISHDPNDITFYNNIAAVHFERKEYEECIKQCEKGIEVGRENRSDFKLIAKSFARIGNTYRKLENYKQAKVYYEKAMSEHRTPEIKTSLSEVEAKIKEEERMAYINPEKAEEEKEKGNEYFKKGDYSTAVKHYSEAIKRNPDDPKLYSNRAACYTKLAAFDLGLKDCETCIKLDEKFIKGYIRKGKILQGMQQTSKAQSAYQKALEIDANNAEAIEGYRQCSMNFQRNPQEVLKNAMSDPEIQQILKDPAMRMILEQMQNEPNAVKDHLQNPAIADKIMKLLESGIIQLH is encoded by the exons ATGGACAAG GTGAACGAACTTAAGGAAAAGGGCAACCAGGCGCTGAACGCCGAGAAGTACGACGAGGCGGTGGCAGCCTACACAGAAGCCATCACACTAGACGGGCAAAACCATGTGCTGTATAGCAACCGTTCCGCGGCCTACGCCAAGGCCGGCAAATTCCAGGAGGCGCTGGAGGATGCAGAAACGACGATCAAATTAAATCCCTCATGGCCGAAAGGTTACTCCCGCAAGGGAGCAGCTGCTGCCGGACTGCAGGACTTTATGAAGGCCTTCGAAGCCTACAACGAGG GTCTTAAGTACGATCCTCAGAATGAGATCTTGCTGCGGGGTCGGCAGGATATCACTGCTTCCGTGCTGAACTACATGCAATCGCAGGGCGACTTCCCAATGGACATTGATCCGCAGGCGCGCCCCAGGCGAGCACCTTCTCCACCCCCTTCCAAGCCGGCTCAGCCATCCCAGCCCGCTGAGAAGAGAGTGGAGGACATGACAGAGGAGGAGCGAAAAAAGCACTTTGCCAAAGAGGAGAAGGAGCTGGGCAATGCAGCATACAAGAAAAAGGACTTTGAGACTGCTCTGAAACACTACAATGCTGCCATCTCTCACGATCCCAACGACATTACCTTCTACAACAACATTGCTGCCGTGCACTTCGAACGGAAGGAGTATGAAGAGTGCATAAAGCAGTGCGAGAAGGGTATCGAAGTAGGTCGCGAGAATCGCTCAGACTTCAAGCTGATTGCCAAGTCATTTGCTCGCATCGGCAACACCTACCGCAAGCTGGAGAACTACAAGCAGGCCAAGGTCTACTATGAGAAGGCCATGTCCGAGCATCGCACACCGGAGATCAAAACCTCTCTTAGCGAGGTGGAGGCCAAGATCAAGGAGGAGGAGCGCATGGCGTACATCAATCCAGAGAAGGCCGAGGAGGAGAAGGAAAAGGGCAACGAGTACTTCAAGAAGGGCGACTACAGCACAGCTGTCAAGCACTATTCGGAGGCAATCAAGCGCAATCCTGATGATCCCAAGCTGTACAGTAATCGGGCTGCCTGCTACACTAAGTTGGCCGCCTTTGATCTCGGTCTGAAGGACTGTGAGACCTGCATCAAACTGGATGAAAAATTCATCAAGGGTTACATTCGCAAAGGCAAAATTCTCCAGGGCATGCAGCAGACTTCTAAAGCCCAGTCGGCCTATCAGAAGGCTCTCGAAATCGATGCCAACAATGCGGAGGCCATTGAAGGCTACCGTCAGTGCTCAATGAACTTCCAGCGCAATCCCCAGGAGGTGCTCAAGAATGCCATGTCCGATCCAGAGATTCAACAAATCCTCAAAGACCCGGCAATGCGAATGATCCTCGAACAGATGCAGAACGAGCCCAATGCGGTGAAAGA CCATTTGCAGAATCCAGCCATCGCCGATAAGATAATGAAACTGCTGGAATCGGGCATCATTCAGCTACACTAA
- the U2af38 gene encoding splicing factor U2af 38 kDa subunit: protein MAEYLASIFGTEKDKVNCSFYFKIGACRHGDRCSRIHNKPTFSQTVLLQNLYVNPQNSAKSADGSHLVANVSDEEMQEHYDNFFEDVFVECEDKYGEIEEMNVCDNLGDHLVGNVYIKFRNEADAEKAANDLNNRWFGGRPVYSELSPVTDFREACCRQYEMGECTRSGFCNFMHLKPISRELRRYLYSRRRRARSRSRSPRSRRSRSRSRSPWRRRDGRGDGVGGGNYGGGNDRGNDRDRRKGGGGGGGGGGGGGGGGGGGGGGGGGGGRY from the exons ATGGCCGAGTATTTGGCCTCCATTTTTGGCACAGAAAAGGACAA AGTCAACTGCTCGTTTTACTTTAAGATTGGCGCCTGCCGCCACGGCGATCGGTGCTCTCGGATCCACAACAAACCGACCTTCTCGCAGACGGTACTGCTCCAAAATCTGTACGTCAACCCGCAGAATTCGGCCAAGTCTGCGGATGGATCGCATTTGGTGGCCAATGTCTCCGATGAGGAGATGCAGGAGCATTATGACAACTTCTTCGAGGATGTGTTCGTCGAGTGCGAAGACAAATATGGCGAAATTGAGGAGATGAATGTTTGCGATAATCTGGGTGACCACCTCGTAGGCAATGTGTACATCAAGTTCCGGAACGAGGCTGATGCAGAGAAGGCAGCGAATGATTTGAACAACCGCTGGTTCGGCGGCAGACCAGTATATTCCGAGTTGTCGCCCGTCACCGATTTCCGCGAGGCATGCTGCCGGCAGTACGAGATGGGCGAGTGCACCCGGTCTGGCTTTTGCAACTTTATGCACCTGAAGCCTATCTCTCGGGAGCTGCGGCGGTATTTGTATTCCCGCCGTCGCCGCGCCCGATCGCGTTCTCGCTCCCCCCGCTCGCGCCGTTCCCGCAGCAGATCGCGCTCTCCTTGGCGGCGACGTGATGGTCGAGGAGATGGAGTTGGTGGCGGAAACTACGGAGGTGGAAATGATCGTGGCAACGATCGTGACCGTCGCAagggtggcggcggcggcggtggtggaggcggcggaggcggcggtggtggtggaggcggcggcggcggaggaggcggtggtggTCGTTACTAA
- the LOC108118616 gene encoding uncharacterized protein, which produces MSAASRITLGLAVTVSTAIIGYVHYKQSADRLKLHDGVLRDVERQQRRKHENTYTLQQQIDMTKQLRAREASTSNVSSSSNTTNASTTPLPPTQTPSRKSIQLESDATKGVLPKAKLPKSQDPPHQLSGAGEESEAPAEAIPQTEDETANDNVKTSTEDV; this is translated from the exons ATGTCGGCAGCTTCGCGGATAACTTTGGGCCTGGCAGTCACCGTTTCCACCGCCATCATAGGTTATGTGCACTATAAACAATCTGCTGACCG GTTAAAACTCCACGATGGTGTTCTGCGGGATGTGGAGCGTCAGCAGCGACGGAAACACGAAAACACCTATACGCTGCAGCAACAGATTGACATGACCAAGCAACTGAGGGCCAGGGAGGCTTCCACCTCCAATGTGTCTTCGTCATCCAATACCACAAATGCATCTACCACTCCCCTGCCACCCACCCAAACACCATCACGCAAGAGCATCCAGCTGGAGTCTGATGCCACAAAAGGTGTACTACCAAAGGCGAAGCTTCCTAAAAGCCAGGATCCGCCTCACCAGCTGTCAGGGGCAGGAGAGGAATCCGAAGCACCAGCAGAAGCTATTCCACAGACGGAGGACGAGACAGCCAACGATAATGTCAAGACGAGCACTGAAGATGTCTGA